One segment of Rhodopirellula baltica SH 1 DNA contains the following:
- a CDS encoding DNA gyrase subunit B has product MSDSSSTDPASNNPSEDPNAVPAGAASGDGNSAEANAGPQRPVERVSTGPSANSEYTDKDLLHLSDLEHVRERPGMYIGDTTVRGLHHLVYEVVDNSIDEAMAGFAKSVSVIVHTDGSVTVEDDGRGVPVTRHDQLSEELDREVSTLEGVMTVLKFGGKFEKGAYQTSGGLHGVGVTVVNFLSQWAEVEVSRDGSTWTQGYERGIPTGPIQKGRPTKKTGTKTTFKADGQIFSVTKYNFDTLQKRLQELAFLNSGVRIKFLDERNGEGGDYQYDRGIVEFVEHLNRASDVLHGDVIQFVGEKDGVEYDMALQYSTEFTETVQSYVNNIHTIEGGTHVSGFRSALTRTLNNYGKKEGLFKNTTPTGDDFREGLTAVISVRVPHPQFEGQTKTKLGNGEVDGIITSGVGEALNKYLEENPRTAKAIVRKGLLAAEAREAARKAKDQLRKRKDALGGGGLPGKLRDCISKNMEECEVYLVEGDSAGGSAEGGRMREYQAILPLRGKIINAYKSREDKVLANEEVQSMIQAIGTGIGADQDLSRRRYNKVIIMTDADVDGSHIRTLLLCFFYRQMYQLVAAGHVYVAQPPLFRVSQGKNRYYIQSEEEMKGQLLERGLNDTRFETEDGRSAEGDSMRALCVALASMEDAILALERRGVSLRVHSERFDPVTGKLPPFLLTILGGEHWFMKQSDVEAFLAENDATLDIDQAEEELNVEGEEEVKSDEPEKVVAHLAELHEVRTINSGLKDLEPLGFGLQDLIPADRTGSTTARFELVRGEDMRRPLEDLRELLPEVRAAGEKGLQVTRFKGLGEMNAEELRETTLDPANRTLVKVNLTDAGAADEMFRLLMGDKVEPRREFIETHALDVRNLDV; this is encoded by the coding sequence ATGAGCGATTCCTCCTCGACTGACCCTGCTTCGAACAACCCATCCGAGGATCCAAACGCTGTGCCCGCTGGTGCGGCATCCGGCGACGGAAATTCAGCCGAGGCGAACGCTGGTCCACAACGACCCGTGGAACGTGTTTCGACGGGGCCGTCGGCAAATTCGGAGTACACCGACAAGGATTTGCTGCACCTGTCGGACCTTGAGCACGTTCGCGAACGTCCCGGGATGTACATCGGTGACACAACCGTTCGCGGTCTGCACCACCTGGTCTACGAAGTCGTCGACAACTCGATCGACGAAGCGATGGCTGGATTCGCGAAATCGGTCAGCGTGATCGTTCACACCGACGGCAGTGTCACGGTCGAGGATGATGGCCGTGGAGTTCCGGTCACCCGTCACGATCAATTGTCAGAAGAACTCGATCGCGAAGTCAGCACGCTTGAGGGCGTGATGACGGTGCTGAAGTTTGGCGGCAAGTTTGAGAAAGGGGCCTACCAGACTTCGGGCGGTTTGCACGGAGTCGGGGTGACGGTTGTGAACTTCCTGAGCCAATGGGCCGAGGTGGAAGTCAGCCGCGATGGTTCGACTTGGACTCAAGGCTACGAACGAGGCATTCCTACTGGTCCGATTCAAAAAGGTCGGCCGACAAAGAAGACAGGCACGAAGACCACGTTCAAAGCCGATGGTCAGATTTTCAGTGTCACCAAATACAACTTTGACACGCTGCAAAAACGTCTTCAGGAACTCGCGTTCCTCAACAGTGGTGTTCGCATCAAGTTCCTTGACGAGCGAAACGGCGAAGGAGGCGACTACCAATATGACCGTGGGATCGTCGAGTTCGTGGAACACCTCAACCGCGCCAGCGATGTGCTGCACGGCGACGTGATTCAGTTCGTCGGTGAGAAGGACGGTGTTGAGTATGACATGGCGCTGCAATACAGCACCGAGTTCACCGAAACGGTTCAGTCTTACGTCAATAACATTCACACGATCGAAGGCGGGACGCACGTGTCCGGTTTCCGTTCGGCGTTGACGCGGACGCTGAATAACTACGGCAAGAAAGAAGGCCTGTTTAAGAACACCACGCCGACCGGCGACGATTTTCGCGAAGGTTTGACGGCGGTGATCAGCGTGCGGGTTCCTCATCCGCAGTTCGAAGGTCAAACGAAGACCAAACTTGGTAACGGCGAAGTTGACGGCATCATCACCAGTGGTGTTGGTGAAGCGTTGAACAAGTACCTCGAAGAGAATCCTCGAACGGCCAAAGCGATCGTTCGCAAAGGTTTGCTCGCCGCCGAAGCTCGCGAAGCGGCTCGCAAAGCCAAGGACCAACTGCGTAAGCGTAAAGACGCCCTTGGTGGCGGTGGTTTGCCCGGCAAGCTTCGCGATTGCATCTCAAAAAACATGGAAGAGTGCGAAGTCTACCTGGTCGAAGGTGATTCGGCCGGTGGATCGGCCGAAGGCGGACGGATGCGTGAGTACCAAGCGATTCTGCCGCTTCGCGGTAAGATCATCAACGCTTACAAAAGCCGCGAAGACAAGGTGCTGGCCAACGAAGAAGTTCAGTCGATGATCCAAGCGATCGGTACCGGCATCGGTGCTGATCAGGATCTTTCGCGCCGTCGGTACAACAAAGTCATCATCATGACTGACGCCGACGTCGATGGCAGCCACATTCGCACGTTGCTGCTTTGCTTCTTCTATCGGCAAATGTATCAGCTGGTTGCCGCCGGGCATGTTTATGTGGCTCAGCCGCCGTTGTTCCGGGTCTCGCAGGGTAAGAACCGGTACTACATTCAGTCCGAAGAAGAGATGAAAGGCCAGTTGCTTGAACGTGGTTTGAATGACACACGATTCGAGACCGAAGACGGACGCAGCGCAGAAGGTGATTCAATGCGTGCACTCTGCGTCGCGCTGGCATCAATGGAAGATGCAATTCTTGCCTTGGAACGCCGTGGCGTCAGCTTGCGAGTGCACAGCGAACGCTTCGATCCGGTTACCGGCAAGCTGCCTCCGTTCTTGTTAACGATCCTTGGTGGTGAGCATTGGTTCATGAAGCAATCGGATGTCGAGGCATTCCTTGCTGAAAACGATGCGACGTTGGACATCGATCAAGCCGAAGAAGAGCTGAACGTCGAAGGTGAAGAGGAAGTCAAAAGCGATGAACCCGAGAAGGTGGTCGCGCACTTGGCCGAGCTTCACGAAGTCCGGACGATCAACAGCGGCTTGAAAGATTTGGAGCCGCTAGGATTTGGATTGCAGGATTTGATTCCCGCCGACCGTACCGGTTCCACCACCGCCCGGTTCGAATTGGTTCGCGGCGAGGATATGCGTCGTCCGCTGGAAGACTTGCGAGAGCTGTTGCCGGAGGTGCGAGCCGCCGGTGAAAAAGGTCTGCAAGTGACTCGCTTTAAAGGGCTGGGCGAAATGAACGCGGAAGAGCTCCGCGAAACAACGCTCGATCCTGCCAACCGGACGCTGGTGAAGGTCAATCTGACTGACGCGGGTGCGGCCGACGAAATGTTCCGTTTGTTGATGGGCGACAAAGTCGAACCCCGTCGCGAATTCATTGAAACCCATGCACTTGATGTGCGAAACCTGGACGTCTAG
- a CDS encoding outer membrane protein assembly factor BamB family protein yields the protein MHRSFHSRLILSLTLVAAHAIGLSASALADNELLGPNETRQLGLEEVWRRNLSVPAGRQSIVEQKMVVHQTQSHVFVEIVEKSGEPKPAESKPVAEGEDPAPVIDEKAVVYARFQVDSDLSGRGAIDQKEAERLAKNEIRRMKRRGIDAELRNRTIPTIRFYTLSDDGTVECRDAESGDLIWLQRVGSNMRGYGGLGVDEEFVSVVNGGELIKLDVKNGQVFGVTSLEYVPLRGVVHCNGFALVPSIGDRIAGYGLVDPTIDPFAEIVAGSSLAMPTHAADSNKVAWGTSKGFVYVMEMEGEPNVQFRLNTDGIVSGALAAAPGERFFFGSESGQIYGIKATREGEVLWSRPTGEPIYKSPIFFDEKVFYPTTYGNLMCVSASDGYSVWPQTVPGVQELLGAIDGKIYARSMSGSLLVMSMEDGSLLGRFPRIKPETLVVNRYTDRLYLVNNRGTMQCLRRPGSVIPKVVKSSAPVETEEEADTELEKQEPESTTPKVVDPFGGGGGADPFGDTMDDPFAPAGGQDPFGDF from the coding sequence ATGCACCGCTCTTTTCATTCCCGTCTCATCCTTTCACTGACGCTGGTCGCCGCCCACGCGATTGGTTTGTCCGCGTCCGCACTCGCAGATAACGAGTTGCTGGGCCCCAACGAGACTCGCCAGCTTGGATTGGAAGAAGTTTGGCGACGCAATTTGAGCGTTCCTGCGGGGCGTCAATCGATCGTTGAACAAAAGATGGTCGTCCACCAAACGCAAAGCCATGTGTTTGTGGAAATCGTGGAAAAGTCGGGTGAGCCAAAACCTGCGGAATCCAAACCCGTTGCTGAGGGAGAAGACCCGGCTCCGGTGATCGACGAGAAGGCCGTTGTCTACGCGCGTTTTCAAGTCGACAGTGATTTGTCCGGGCGAGGTGCGATTGATCAGAAGGAAGCGGAGCGATTGGCGAAAAACGAAATCCGCCGCATGAAACGTCGAGGCATCGACGCTGAGTTGAGGAATCGGACGATTCCAACGATTCGGTTTTACACGCTTTCGGACGATGGGACCGTCGAGTGCCGTGACGCCGAGTCAGGTGATTTGATTTGGTTGCAGCGTGTTGGGTCCAATATGCGTGGCTACGGCGGTTTGGGAGTGGACGAGGAGTTCGTTTCTGTTGTCAACGGTGGTGAACTGATCAAGTTGGACGTCAAAAACGGACAGGTGTTTGGCGTGACCTCGTTGGAGTACGTGCCACTGCGAGGCGTCGTGCATTGCAACGGGTTCGCACTGGTGCCATCGATTGGCGATCGAATCGCGGGTTATGGATTGGTGGACCCAACGATCGATCCTTTCGCGGAAATTGTTGCTGGATCGTCATTGGCGATGCCCACGCACGCTGCGGACTCCAACAAAGTGGCTTGGGGAACCAGCAAAGGGTTTGTGTATGTGATGGAAATGGAGGGCGAACCCAACGTTCAGTTTCGTTTGAACACAGACGGGATCGTCAGCGGTGCTCTCGCCGCGGCACCCGGAGAACGATTCTTCTTCGGTTCGGAGTCCGGTCAAATCTACGGAATCAAAGCCACCCGAGAAGGTGAGGTGTTGTGGAGTCGACCGACCGGCGAGCCGATCTACAAAAGCCCGATCTTCTTCGATGAAAAGGTTTTCTATCCAACGACCTACGGCAATTTGATGTGCGTGTCCGCCAGCGATGGTTATTCGGTATGGCCACAAACGGTGCCCGGCGTCCAGGAATTACTCGGTGCGATCGATGGCAAAATCTACGCACGTAGTATGTCGGGATCGCTGTTGGTGATGTCCATGGAAGATGGCTCGTTGCTTGGCCGTTTCCCTCGCATTAAACCAGAGACGTTGGTCGTCAATCGTTACACCGACCGTCTGTACTTGGTCAACAATCGAGGCACCATGCAGTGCTTGCGTCGTCCCGGTTCAGTGATTCCGAAGGTGGTCAAATCATCGGCGCCGGTTGAAACTGAAGAGGAAGCCGATACGGAACTGGAGAAGCAAGAACCAGAATCGACGACGCCAAAGGTCGTCGACCCATTTGGTGGTGGCGGAGGAGCAGATCCGTTCGGTGACACCATGGACGATCCATTTGCTCCCGCGGGGGGGCAAGATCCGTTCGGCGACTTCTAA
- a CDS encoding DJ-1/PfpI family protein: MAKILMLVGDFVEDYEAMVPYQMLLMLEHDVATVCPGKSAGDSVATAIHDFEGHQTYSEKPGHRFAITADFDGLQPETFDALVIPGGRAPEYLRLNEKVLDIVRHFADQNKPIAAVCHGPQVLAAAGVLKNRECSCYPAVAPEVQIGGGTYMTPGEGMDTAHVDGNLVTAPAWPAHPAWMREFCRLLPTD, from the coding sequence ATGGCCAAAATTTTGATGCTCGTCGGCGACTTCGTCGAAGATTACGAAGCCATGGTTCCCTATCAGATGTTGCTGATGCTGGAACACGACGTGGCCACTGTCTGCCCCGGCAAATCCGCCGGAGACTCCGTGGCCACCGCGATCCATGACTTCGAAGGTCACCAAACCTACAGCGAAAAACCGGGGCACCGATTCGCTATCACGGCGGACTTCGATGGATTGCAACCTGAAACCTTCGACGCCTTGGTCATCCCGGGCGGCCGAGCTCCCGAGTACCTACGGCTCAACGAAAAGGTCCTCGACATCGTTCGCCATTTCGCGGATCAGAACAAACCGATCGCTGCGGTTTGTCACGGACCACAAGTATTGGCCGCCGCAGGTGTGCTCAAGAACCGTGAGTGCAGCTGCTATCCAGCCGTCGCCCCCGAAGTTCAGATCGGCGGCGGAACCTACATGACACCCGGCGAAGGCATGGACACCGCCCACGTCGATGGCAACCTGGTCACGGCACCAGCCTGGCCCGCTCACCCCGCTTGGATGCGTGAATTCTGCCGACTGCTTCCAACGGATTAA
- a CDS encoding YraN family protein, with translation MATNQFANRTRQTLAWITTCGERVRSWYEDYRFGSIDENAQLGRRGEQAAAQLLRRKGLNVIAESESDRAGEIDLIALRKRPRLIVFVEVKTLSTTRPGHPADRVDENKQARITRAALRYLKRKKLLGITCRFDVVAVWWPRDEPRPTRVEHYESAFNAVGVDSFYG, from the coding sequence TTGGCAACCAACCAATTTGCCAATCGCACTCGCCAGACGCTTGCCTGGATCACCACGTGCGGCGAGCGAGTCAGAAGCTGGTACGAAGACTATCGATTTGGTTCAATCGATGAGAACGCCCAACTCGGCCGTCGTGGTGAGCAAGCAGCAGCTCAATTACTGCGTCGCAAAGGCCTGAACGTTATCGCCGAAAGTGAATCCGATCGCGCCGGTGAAATCGACTTGATCGCTCTTCGCAAACGGCCACGCCTGATTGTCTTTGTCGAAGTCAAAACGCTATCGACCACGCGACCGGGACACCCGGCAGACCGCGTCGATGAAAACAAACAGGCCCGCATCACGAGAGCCGCCCTTCGTTATTTGAAACGCAAGAAGCTTCTGGGCATCACATGTCGCTTTGACGTCGTCGCGGTTTGGTGGCCGCGAGATGAACCGCGTCCAACCCGTGTCGAACACTACGAATCGGCATTCAACGCCGTCGGGGTCGATTCCTTCTACGGCTGA
- a CDS encoding M20 family metallopeptidase yields the protein MSLAVRLLSELIAYPTVSHTSNGAITEWVADRLRAQGFECEQTRYLDGEGVPKFNLIAKRLPTGSGSESGNLSTQSVDRLELGRPENEIGLAYFCHTDVVPADRWGGPGGNPFEAVIEDNRLYGRGACDMKGSLAAMLAAIDGLDASKQSAPLWLVCTADEEVGLRGAKELAQNSPAYREIVSCDPVALIGEPTELRVVHAHKGMGGFRVISHGKAAHSSTDRGINANVAMIPLLQTILELHERVQTDPMLRDDRFDPPTLTFNFGISDHADATNIVPDRSEVWANWRTMPNVDGECLMEDAKVAAEQLGLQFRGYKSVAPLETSIDDPTLMRMCELASSYCGREKPETVCYATDGAVLGELQHRIVCGPGSIEQAHTVDEFIELDSLENGVSLFRDAIQTFAMRS from the coding sequence TTGTCACTTGCTGTTCGACTACTGTCCGAATTGATCGCTTATCCAACGGTCAGTCATACCAGCAACGGAGCGATCACGGAGTGGGTGGCAGATCGTTTGCGAGCGCAAGGGTTCGAATGTGAGCAAACGCGGTACCTGGATGGCGAAGGTGTCCCAAAATTCAATTTGATTGCCAAGCGTTTGCCAACGGGATCCGGTTCGGAATCCGGCAATTTGTCGACACAATCCGTCGATCGGCTTGAGTTGGGTCGCCCCGAAAACGAGATTGGGTTGGCATATTTTTGCCACACCGATGTTGTCCCCGCGGATCGATGGGGTGGACCGGGCGGAAACCCGTTCGAGGCCGTGATCGAAGACAACCGTTTGTACGGTCGTGGTGCTTGTGACATGAAGGGGTCGTTGGCAGCGATGCTGGCGGCGATTGACGGTTTGGATGCCTCGAAGCAATCCGCTCCGCTATGGCTCGTTTGCACCGCCGACGAGGAAGTCGGGCTTCGTGGTGCCAAGGAATTGGCTCAAAACAGTCCGGCTTATCGCGAAATCGTTTCTTGTGATCCGGTCGCTTTGATTGGTGAGCCGACGGAACTGCGGGTTGTCCATGCTCACAAAGGCATGGGCGGTTTTCGAGTGATCTCGCATGGCAAAGCCGCCCACAGCAGCACCGACCGAGGCATCAATGCAAACGTCGCGATGATTCCTTTGTTGCAGACGATCCTGGAATTGCACGAACGAGTCCAGACGGACCCCATGTTGCGGGATGACCGATTTGATCCCCCGACGTTGACATTTAATTTTGGGATCAGCGACCACGCCGATGCCACCAACATTGTTCCTGACCGAAGTGAAGTATGGGCCAATTGGCGAACCATGCCCAATGTCGACGGCGAGTGTTTGATGGAGGACGCAAAGGTTGCTGCCGAACAACTTGGATTGCAATTTCGCGGTTACAAATCGGTCGCTCCGCTGGAAACATCAATCGACGATCCCACGCTGATGCGGATGTGCGAGTTGGCCAGTTCTTACTGCGGCCGTGAAAAACCGGAGACGGTTTGTTATGCAACCGACGGCGCGGTGTTGGGAGAACTTCAGCATCGAATCGTTTGCGGGCCGGGCAGCATCGAACAGGCGCATACCGTTGATGAGTTCATCGAGCTGGATTCGCTCGAGAATGGAGTCTCGCTTTTTCGAGATGCTATTCAGACCTTCGCCATGCGGTCTTGA
- the mgtE gene encoding magnesium transporter, producing the protein MNAPASPEQPTTSDLDESAQQSDWRPWERLGELAEAGDAVGVENFLSRLGPNDQALALNRLDEEHYCAVLTLLPAEEAAEILRHLSETQAAELVDSLDASDAAAIVQEMTSDEQADLLGDLDDDQAESILQALPPEDAASVRELAAYSDDQAGGLLVREILRFNQKSLVHEVITTLSENAEEFRDYDVQYAYLTDDDEKLVGVLPMRNLLFAKRTDPVADIMILDPLSITASMPLEELRDIFDAHHFLGVPVVDDNHKLLGVVHRNAVDYESTRAAENDFLKSQGIIGGEELRTMPLWQRAKRRLSWLSINILLNIGAAGVIAVYQDTLSKVIALAVFLPIISDMSGCSGNQAVAVSMRELSLGLVRPTEMVRVWLKEISVGLINGSVLGLLVAIVAVVWDGNPYLGLVVGVALCANTLIAVSIGGTVPLLLKRLGFDPAVASGPLLTTVTDMCGFFLVLGLATAMLERLI; encoded by the coding sequence GTGAATGCCCCCGCCTCCCCCGAACAACCCACGACTTCTGACCTCGACGAATCCGCGCAGCAATCGGATTGGCGACCATGGGAGCGATTGGGTGAACTGGCCGAAGCAGGCGACGCAGTCGGCGTCGAAAACTTCCTCTCCCGCCTGGGCCCCAACGATCAGGCGTTGGCGCTAAACCGTTTGGATGAGGAGCATTACTGCGCCGTCTTGACGCTGCTTCCCGCTGAGGAAGCGGCTGAAATCCTGCGTCACCTCAGCGAAACGCAGGCGGCTGAGTTGGTCGACTCGCTCGACGCGTCGGACGCCGCAGCCATCGTCCAGGAGATGACCAGCGACGAACAAGCTGACTTGCTAGGTGACTTGGACGACGATCAAGCCGAATCCATTCTGCAAGCATTGCCGCCCGAAGACGCCGCCTCGGTTCGGGAATTGGCCGCTTACAGCGATGACCAGGCCGGTGGTTTGCTGGTTCGTGAGATCCTGCGTTTCAATCAGAAAAGCTTGGTTCACGAAGTCATCACGACACTCTCGGAAAACGCAGAAGAGTTCCGCGATTATGACGTTCAGTATGCCTACCTGACCGACGACGATGAAAAACTGGTCGGTGTGTTGCCCATGCGAAACCTGTTGTTCGCCAAACGAACCGACCCGGTCGCGGACATCATGATCCTGGACCCGCTGTCGATCACCGCCAGCATGCCGCTGGAAGAACTGCGTGACATCTTCGACGCACACCATTTCCTCGGCGTGCCCGTCGTCGACGACAACCACAAACTTCTCGGGGTCGTCCACCGGAATGCAGTGGACTACGAATCAACTCGCGCAGCTGAAAACGATTTCCTAAAAAGCCAAGGGATCATCGGCGGCGAGGAACTGCGAACGATGCCGCTGTGGCAACGTGCCAAACGACGGCTCAGCTGGCTCAGCATCAACATTTTGCTGAACATCGGTGCGGCCGGCGTGATCGCCGTTTATCAAGACACATTGTCCAAAGTGATCGCTCTGGCCGTCTTCTTGCCAATCATCAGCGACATGAGCGGGTGCAGCGGCAATCAAGCCGTCGCGGTCAGCATGCGAGAACTTTCACTCGGCTTGGTTCGCCCCACCGAAATGGTTCGCGTGTGGCTGAAAGAAATCAGCGTCGGACTGATCAATGGATCGGTGCTGGGACTGCTGGTCGCAATCGTCGCCGTCGTCTGGGACGGCAATCCTTACTTAGGACTCGTGGTGGGTGTGGCGTTGTGTGCCAACACGTTGATCGCCGTCTCCATCGGAGGCACCGTGCCATTGCTGCTGAAACGACTCGGCTTTGACCCCGCCGTCGCCAGCGGCCCGTTGCTAACAACCGTGACCGACATGTGCGGTTTCTTCCTCGTCCTTGGACTGGCCACCGCAATGCTCGAACGCTTGATCTAG